One Plasmodium cynomolgi strain B DNA, chromosome 12, whole genome shotgun sequence genomic region harbors:
- a CDS encoding hypothetical protein (putative) produces the protein MVLMMGVTNEEDDEENYNLNKNVKRRRRKRRKGVLTVVNSKTKGTRGRKRLNTDDRRRTVGGVGRGRGRGRGAGLNRGTTTTTSRLHNTSLGIMRISGSSTRGGSNVTHRYRNSSSMRHTGDANTISTSTKNHYMINNSAMEDFSDEAFLHDIVRGIKSDDECIYKAERDSSRREIHKIMAKETKIKLCSDNNVHLCKYLSDDDLTYELYCNYFFKNLGSVTVASYFRYFKIVNKKRLKLKAKRMSPNLSFNYETFLTSIVSTNEWKRRGEAESKAEVAQRGNDANDTNDAKEARDQNGETCAKEEPKEDAAPKVEEADGSGEADKGDEANEADEANEADEANEADEANEADEANKAGVANEADEANETNEANQANQSSTEKCTPQQLLNQDSEDLLECIPISPIFHFFIENNTLVTCFDSILKNKVVKTEYINCLRGVLLHLREKFGDVVLSPHYRGRGHRLVHHYNEGYTQGELEDIGKYFKQGYEEEEESGAAGGGAHGNAANGYSLRRKGANGEKFSYRNFEQKYSNKYFINDDAYPTKEACMSGKRRKSHQEQQQTQQTQQTQQMQEMQQMQQMQQMQLQQQMMMAGQGMYPPMQRFYNRGGEEGEDFEDMEAMRLHPHMMRGDISSSMMNNSMVNSSMMNNSMVNSSMMNSSVMNSSMMNNGMMNSSMMNSNSANAHSGIYHNDHMNVGQFYIKGEVNDGNDESYHYDVDEMGRRKAARGGAAAGGGVHIIGDHNNSGEHSEYHHHGMMMVDIKDERSLENNQHEQHGLRMTMTTTATTTPTPCIDTDGGKSSFGGIEGTNDIGGSAAGGLNTSASTNDNSTMGLALDSIGGMDGKIKYKNKGHQKMEGKEKVKRRRRSHLNKNNQDMIKTYGGILKDNPNNFMYKNLAIQKKANNYSCLNYKEIKDMLKDLTVLKSGANWKTYKMEDVPSELYKNIRPINQRVTGFKTVLLVDELFERLWEFPSTDIIKVRTVTRGDQFIGDIRIDFYYRQSERTLCRACGRHILKQKFATEHYQRNTNCWKEVMWRLGIPELHYYNSVRNDIFDARILNMENNSEQAVLDRTLTLYNQELIKKATDFVNDELKYYEENVVTKPRKNKAGGANQCFELDILILDDNNIILPTVKNELDEPYFEISGIYPNNGFPDENYSKNFCFIKITFNKLGGMVLRDLFTLECEFLVDWGDNLLIQAKKYTLHEVYNTSESHDINLRNLYDQGFAYLRCNIPQKSNGKVNLKVRIPKTVWHYWEAIADETLKINYEFLDKHSVHRQLLFCSYLDNVNKNFTAYVKNSSKGGVADCGNNYGMNNESHHPTSRAHHHPHHGTHHSSHHHGSSHHGSNHLAGNHHPHHHPHHGGNGSNGISFDYPKMEEEEEDYSHRTSFIEGKKSKGGSSSGSGNGNGSCNGGGSGGANAGANGGANGGANGGGNNNGSGSPNHHHHTLEHMSAGGKVMHYGYTSPKSEINNHSSSMNNGRVMYCQNNSYSTLDYALINNVPHQAFPSYSMSNMQNDSDTNFSKNFDQYSSHMELNY, from the exons ATGGTTTTGATGATGGGAGTAACGAACGAAGAAGACGATGAGGAGAACTATAACCTGAACAAGAATGTaaagagaaggaggagaaagagaagaaaaggagtACTTACAGTAGTTAATAGTAAAACGAAGGGAACTCGTGGAAGGAAGAGACTAAATACTGATGATAGGAGAAGGACAGTTGGAGGTgtaggaagaggaagagggaGAGGTAGAGGAGCAGGATTAAACAGAGGTACCACCACAACGACCAGTAGACTGCATAATACCTCACTAGGAATAATGCGCATCAGTGGTAGTAGTACCCGGGGTGGTAGCAACGTAACCCATAGGTATAGGAACTCTTCGTCGATGCGGCACACCGGGGATGCAAATACAATCTCCACCAGCACAAAGAACCACTACATGATTAACAACAGCGCAATGGAAGACTTCTCAGACGAAGCGTTCCTTCACGACATTGTGAGAGGAATCAAATCGGATGATGAGTGCATATACAAAGCTGAAAGGGATAGCAGCAGAAGGGAGATACACAAAATAATGGCGAAGGAAACTAAAATAAAACTCTGCAGTGACAACAACGTGCATCTGTGTAAGTACCTAAGTGATGATGATTTAACGTATGAGCTTtattgcaattatttttttaaaaatttgggtAGCGTCACTGTGGCTAGCTACTTCAGATATTTCAAGATTGTAAACAAGAAGAGGCTTAAATTGAAGGCGAAGCGCATGTCACCGAATCTGAGCTTCAACTACGAGACCTTCCTCACGTCCATCGTTAGCACCAATGAGTGGAAGCGCCGGGGGGAAGCAGAATCCAAAGCGGAAGTGGCGCAGCGGGGGAACGATGCGAATGATACGAACGATGCGAAAGAGGCACGcgaccaaaatggagaaaccTGCGCGAAGGAGGAGCCCAAAGAGGATGCTGCCccaaaagtggaagaagcggacGGATCAGGCGAAGCGGACAAAGGGGacgaagcgaacgaagcagacgaagcgaacgaagcagacgaagcgaacgaagcagacgaagcgaacgaagcaGACGAAGCGAACAAAGCAGGTGTAGCGAACGAAGCAGACGAAGCGAACGAAACGAACGAAGCCAATCAAGCCAACCAATCGAGCACAGAAAAGTGCACCCCTCAGCAGCTGCTCAATCAGGACAGCGAGGATCTGCTCGAGTGCATCCCAATAAGCCCcatcttccacttctttATTGAAAATAACACCCTGGTGACATGCTTCGATAGCATCCTCAAAAATAAAGTAGTTAAAACGGAGTATATTAACTGCCTCAGGGGAGTGTTGCTCCATTTGAGGGAGAAATTTGGCGATGTTGTGTTGTCACCTCATTACCGTGGAAGGGGGCACCGACTGGTCCATCATTACAACGAAGGGTATACCCAAGGGGAGTTGGAAGATATCGGCAAGTACTTCAAGCAGGGctatgaggaggaagaagagagTGGTGCCG ctgGAGGAGGAGCACATGGCAATGCCGCCAACGGGTACTCCCTGAGGAGGAAGGGAGCCAATGGGGAGAAATTCAGCTACCGTAATTTTGAGCAAAAGTATagcaataaatattttattaatgacGATGCGTACCCTACGAAGGAGGCGTGCATGAGTGGAAAGCGAAGAAAGAGTCACCAAGAGCAGCAGCAGACGCAGCAGACGCAGCAGACGCAGCAGATGCAGGAGATGCAACAGATGCAGCAAATGCAGCAGATGCAATTGCAGCAGCAGATGATGATGGCGGGACAGGGCATGTACCCACCGATGCAGCGCTTCTACAACAGAGGAGGagaggagggagaagacTTCGAGGACATGGAAGCCATGAGACTTCACCCCCATATGATGCGGGGAGACATAAGCAGCAGCATGATGAACAACAGCATGGTGAACAGCAGCATGATGAACAACAGCATGGTGAACAGCAGCATGATGAACAGCAGCGTGATGAACAGCAGCATGATGAACAACGGCATGATGAACAGCAGCATGATGAACAGCAACAGTGCAAATGCCCACAGCGGAATCTACCACAACGATCACATGAACGTAGGCCAGTTTTACATCAAGGGAGAAGTGAACGATGGTAATGATGAGAGTTACCATTACGACGTTGACGAAATGGGAAGGAGGAAAGCTGCaagaggaggagcagcagcaggaggaggggtGCATATTATAGGAGATCACAACAACAGTGGTGAGCATAGCGAGTACCACCACCACGGAATGATGATGGTAGATATAAAGGATGAACGGTCATTGGAAAATAATCAGCATGAGCAGCATGGGTTGAGGATGACGATGACAACGACGGCGACCACTACCCCTACCCCTTGTATTGACACAGATGGGGGAAAGAGCAGCTTTGGAGGTATAGAAGGTACGAATGACATAGGGGGAAGTGCGGCAGGAGGTTTGAACACCTCGGCATCGACCAATGATAACAGTACCATGGGATTGGCCCTAGATAGCATAGGAGGCAtggatggaaaaataaagtataaaaataaagggcatcagaaaatggaaggaaaggagaaggtaaagaggagaaggagaagccatttaaacaaaaacaatCAAGATATGATAAAGACGTATGGTGGAATATTGAAGGACAATCCAAATAactttatgtataaaaatttggctatacaaaaaaaggctaaTAATTACTCGTGTTTAAATTACAAGGAAATAAAGGACATGCTGAAGGACCTGACTGTGTTGAAGAGTGGTGCGAACTGGAAGACATACAAGATGGAGGACGTACCGAGCGagttgtataaaaatattcgtcCGATTAATCAACGAGTGACAGGGTTTAAGACCGTGTTGCTTGTGGATGAGCTTTTCGAGAGACTGTGGGAGTTCCCCAGCACGGATATCATTAAGGTTCGGACCGTCACTCGTGGGGATCAGTTCATCGGCGACATTCGAATCGACTTTTACTACCGCCAGAGCGAGCGCACGCTGTGCCGCGCGTGTGGCCGCCACATCCTCAAGCAGAAGTTCGCCACGGAGCACTACCAGAGGAATACAA ACTGCTGGAAGGAGGTCATGTGGAGACTGGGTATCCCCGAGTTGCACTACTACAACTCAGTTCGTAACGA caTCTTCGACGCGCGCATCCTCAACATGGAGAATAACAGCGAGCAGGCGGTGCTGGATCGAACGCTGACGCTGTACAACCAAGAGCTAATCAAAAAGGCAACCGATTTTGTAAATGACGAGCTCAAGTACTACGAGGAAAACGTTGTCACCAAACCGAGAAAGAATAAAGCAGGAGGAGCCAACCAGTGTTTTGAATTAGATATTTTAATCCTCGACGATAACAACATTATCCTCCCAACAGTGAAGAATGAGCTAGACGAACCCTATTTTGAAATTTCAGGTATTTACCCGAATAATGGATTTCCTGATGAAAATTActccaaaaatttttgctttataaaaataacctTTAATAAGCTTGGAGGAATGGTATTGCGAGATCTCTTCACACTCGAGTGTGAATTCCTTGTCGATTGGGGAGACAACCTACTCATACAAGCAAAGAAGTACACACTACATGAGGTATATAATACATCTGAATCACATGACATCAATTTGAGAAATTTGTATGATCAAGGATTTGCTTACTTACGTTGTAACATACCTCAGAAGAGTAACGGTAAGGTGAATTTAAAGGTGAGGATTCCAAAGACAGTGTGGCATTACTGGGAAGCTATTGCAGATGAGACACTCAAAATTAATTATGAGTTTTTGGACAAGCATAGTGTGCATAGGCAGCTGCTTTTCTGTTCCTATTTGGATaatgtgaataaaaatttcactgCCTATGTGAAGAACTCCTCCAAGGGGGGGGTGGCTGACTGTGGCAACAACTACGGCATGAACAACGAG TCGCACCACCCCACATCGCGCGCGCACCACCACCCGCACCACGGCACGCATCACTCGAGCCACCACCACGGAAGCAGTCACCACGGAAGCAATCACCTCGCTGGTAACCACCACCCGCATCACCACCCGCACCACGGTGGCAACGGATCCAACGGCATCTCGTTCGACTAtccaaaaatggaggaagaggaggaggactaCTCCCACAGGACGTCCTTCATCgagggcaaaaaaagcaaaggggGTAGCTCCAGCGGAAGCGGCAACGGTAATGGAAGCTGTAACGGAGGTGGTAGTGGAGGCGCTAACGCAGGAGCTAACGGAGGAGCTAACGGAGGTGCTAACGGAGGCGGCAACAACAACGGCAGTGGCAGCCCaaaccaccaccaccacacATTGGAACACATGTCTGCAGGAGGCAAGGTCATGCATTACGGATATACTTCACCCAAATCGGAGATTAACAATCACAGCAGCAGCATGAACAACGGGAGAGTCATGTATTGCCAAAATAATTCGTACAGTACCTTGGACTACGCATTAATAAATAACGTCCCCCACCAGGCCTTCCCCAGCTATAGCATGAGTAACATGCAAAACGATTCGGACACCAATTTTTCTAAGAACTTCGACCAGTACAGCTCGCACATGGAGCTGAACTACTGA